AAAACAAACAAACCAACCCATGGTAAAAATAACGCTTTTAAGTCAAATCATAAATTTATTTCCATGAGAAGATTTTAAACAACTTGTCGGGGAACATGCGGTTAAGACACCTATGGCTTGATTTTTAAAATTCCATTTCTCTCTTTCTTTTTGCGTTTATACTATCATTTTTTTACTTTTATAAATTATTTTGGGCAGCAGTGATTTTATTTGGTCATCGATAAACAAATGGATTTTTTCAGTTATCAGGTTTAACAAAAAATCTTCAGTGTCAAATCTGAAATTCAGACCGCCTGATAATGTAAAATCTAAACCAGACTCAGGGAAGAATATCGCGGTCAAGCCATCTTTTTTTGTGACGGAAAGAAGATAAAGAAGAATGCTACACACAGAGCACCGGCAGCAGAAACAGTAAACATGGTTTGAGGATTAAAAATATTCCATAGCAAGCCTCCCAACGAAGAGGCCAGAAAAGCGGCCACACTTGCCAGAGAGTTATAAAAGCCAAGTGCGGTAGCTGTATGAGTTTTGGGTGTGATGTTGCTGATCCATGCTTTAGAGACACCTTCTGTGGAAGCTGCATAGATGGCATAAAAGGCAAAAATAATAGCCGTCAGCCAGTAATTTTTTCCACTCCATCCAATAGAGAAATAAACAATGGCAAATACAAAAAAACCGAGTATTAACACGTTTTTCATGCCAATTTTGTCAGCCAGCGAGCCAAGCGGAAAAGAAAGGAGTGCATAACACAGGTTGTAGAAAATATAAAAAGCAATCATCTCAACATCGCTGTAGCCTGCTGTCTTCAACATTAATAACAGAAATGCATCTGAACTGTTGATAAGGGTGAAAGCAAGCAGGCCGGTAACAATTTTTCTGTATTCTCCTGACGACTGTTTCCAGTATTTGAAATAGGCCAGAAAGGAAACCTTGTTTTTTTCTGTTAAAACAGCTTTTTTTTCACGAAGAAAAAAAGTAAGTAATATGGCAATCAATCCGGGGATGAAGGCAATGAAAAAGATGAGTTTATATTGCTCGGGATAATAATAAAGGAAAGCCAGAGCAGCAGCAGGGCCGATGGCTGCACCAAGTGTATCCATACCTCTGTGAAAACCAAATACTTTCCCTTTGTTTTCGGGGTCTGATTCATCGCTGAGGATGGCATCCCTTGCACTTGTTCTTATTCCTTTACCCAGCCTGTCGAGTGTTCTTGCTCCGAAAATCCAAAGCGGGAAAGTAAACAAGGCCATCATGGGTTTTGAAACAGCGCTCAGGCCATAGCCCCAGCGAACAAAAGGGACTCTTTTACCGATGGTATCAGATAATTGTCCAAAATAACCTTTTGATAATCCGGCAGTCAGCTCAGCAAGGCCTTCCAGAATTCCGATCAGTAAAACAGAAAATCCGATGGATTTGAGGTAAACAGGCATGACCGGATAAAGCATCTCGCTGGCAACATCAGTGGTGAGGCTGACAAAGGACAGGAGCAGAATGGTTTTGGTCAG
Above is a genomic segment from Sphingobacteriales bacterium containing:
- a CDS encoding MFS transporter; amino-acid sequence: MFRQKFLTKTILLLSFVSLTTDVASEMLYPVMPVYLKSIGFSVLLIGILEGLAELTAGLSKGYFGQLSDTIGKRVPFVRWGYGLSAVSKPMMALFTFPLWIFGARTLDRLGKGIRTSARDAILSDESDPENKGKVFGFHRGMDTLGAAIGPAAALAFLYYYPEQYKLIFFIAFIPGLIAILLTFFLREKKAVLTEKNKVSFLAYFKYWKQSSGEYRKIVTGLLAFTLINSSDAFLLLMLKTAGYSDVEMIAFYIFYNLCYALLSFPLGSLADKIGMKNVLILGFFVFAIVYFSIGWSGKNYWLTAIIFAFYAIYAASTEGVSKAWISNITPKTHTATALGFYNSLASVAAFLASSLGGLLWNIFNPQTMFTVSAAGALCVAFFFIFFPSQKKMA